The proteins below are encoded in one region of Manis pentadactyla isolate mManPen7 chromosome 2, mManPen7.hap1, whole genome shotgun sequence:
- the ZNF131 gene encoding zinc finger protein 131 isoform X3 has protein sequence MKSHSTESFKCEICNKRYLRESAWKQHLNCYHLEEGGVSKKQRTGKKIHICQYCEKQFDHFGHFKEHLRKHTGEKPFECPNCHERFARNSTLKCHLTACQTGVGAKKGRKKLYECQVCNSVFNSWDQFKDHLVIHTGDKPNHCTLCDLWFMQGNELRRHLSDTHNITEHLVTEEVLSVETRVQTEPVTSMTIIEQVGKVHVLPLLQVQVDSAQVTVEQVHPDLFQDSQVHDSHMTELPEQVQVSYLEVGRIQTEEGTEVHVEELHVERVNQMPVEVQTELLEADLDQVTPEIMNQEEREPVQADAAETTREDHEDAEGLETKLTLDSQAEKAGNENRTSVPVLE, from the exons ATGAAATCACACTCCACTGAGAGTTTCAAATGTGAAATATGCAATAAAAGGTATCTTCGGGAGAGCGCATGGAAACAGCACCTCAATTGTTACCACCTTGAAGAAGGTGGAGTCAGTAAGAAGCAAAGAACTgggaaaaaaattcacatatgtCAGTACTGTGAGAAACAATTTGACCACTTTGGACATTTTAAAGAGCATCTTCGAAAGCATACAG GTGAAAAACCTTTTGAGTGTCCAAATTGTCATGAAAGATTTGCTAGAAATAGCACCCTCAAATGTCACCTGACTGCGTGCCAAACTGGAGTGGGggcaaaaaagggaagaaagaaacttTATGAATGTCAG GTCTGTAACAGTGTGTTTAACAGCTGGGACCAGTTCAAAGATCACTTGGTAATACACACTGGAGATAAACCCAACCATTGTACTTTATGTGACTTGTGGTTTATGCAAGGAAATGAATTAAGGAGGCATCTCAGTGATACGCATAATATAACAGAGCATCTAGTAACCGAAGAAGTTCTTTCTGTAGAAACCCGTGTGCAAACTGAACCTGTGACATCAATGACTATTATAGAGCAAGTTGGGAAGGTGCATGTGTTACCATTGCTCCAGGTTCAGGTGGATTCAGCACAAGTGACTGTGGAACAGGTCCATCCAGATCTGTTCCAGGACAGCCAGGTGCATGATTCCCATATGACTGAGCTTCCAGAGCAGGTCCAGGTGAGCTATCTAGAAGTGGGTCGAATTCAGACTGAAGAAGGTACAGAAGTACATGTGGAAGAGCTGCATGTTGAACGGGTAAATCAGATGCCAGTGGAAGTACAAACTGAGCTTCTAGAAGCAGACTTGGATCAAGTGACCCCTGAAATCATGAACCAGGAGGAAAGAGAGCCTGTTCAAGCTGATGCTGCTGAAACTACCAGAGAGGATCATGAAGATGCTGAAGGTTTAGAGACCAAACTGACATTGGACTCCCAGGCTGAAAAGGCAGGGAATGAGAACAGAACATCTGTGCCAGTTTTAGAATGA